Proteins from one Brevibacillus humidisoli genomic window:
- a CDS encoding DoxX family protein — protein MDTLVFISQIILIAMFAFLAGMKFLGTKATIQHWNDYRYPLWFMYLTAALEVMGMMGVLAGIWYPVLLRYAAALLVLLMLGAIHAHLFRARHKPVMAINALLMLVLSVFLIVVQL, from the coding sequence TTGGATACGCTCGTGTTTATCAGTCAAATCATCTTGATTGCGATGTTTGCGTTCTTAGCCGGTATGAAGTTTCTCGGGACAAAAGCGACCATCCAGCATTGGAATGACTATCGGTATCCGCTCTGGTTTATGTATCTAACCGCTGCTCTTGAGGTTATGGGCATGATGGGGGTATTGGCGGGGATCTGGTATCCTGTTCTTTTGAGATACGCTGCGGCTCTGCTTGTACTGCTCATGCTTGGAGCGATCCACGCGCATCTGTTCAGGGCCAGACATAAACCGGTTATGGCGATCAATGCATTGCTGATGTTAGTATTGTCCGTGTTTCTTATTGTTGTTCAACTGTAA
- a CDS encoding DinB family protein, with the protein MSLSEQMMKEWLKHREALQRLLDAIPDGQIGYKPWSGAMGLGELALHIAASTDMFVSTAKSGEGKITMPSVEECHTMADVRRAVQSFTEQTKDTFASMTDEELEKEYASPHPNLHGPRKKLVKLAIDHEIHHKGQLFLYARMVGAEQLPFFI; encoded by the coding sequence ATGAGTCTATCGGAACAGATGATGAAGGAATGGTTGAAGCATCGCGAGGCATTGCAACGACTGCTAGATGCAATCCCGGATGGCCAGATTGGTTATAAACCGTGGTCGGGGGCGATGGGACTGGGCGAACTGGCCCTGCACATCGCCGCATCGACCGACATGTTCGTCAGCACCGCCAAGAGCGGAGAAGGCAAGATCACTATGCCCTCTGTGGAAGAATGCCATACGATGGCAGATGTACGCCGGGCTGTTCAGAGCTTTACCGAACAGACGAAGGATACGTTTGCTTCGATGACCGATGAAGAATTGGAAAAAGAGTATGCTTCGCCGCATCCCAACCTGCATGGACCGAGGAAAAAGCTGGTCAAACTTGCCATCGATCACGAGATACATCACAAGGGACAGCTTTTCTTGTACGCTCGGATGGTTGGGGCTGAACAGCTTCCGTTTTTTATCTAA
- a CDS encoding helix-turn-helix domain-containing protein: MHSHAEIPRGILNASAAENKFRLTWYPPSTELSLVVERYWIVEWDLTGQEPYRQEKLPHPCVNLVVEKGNTRIFGVEREKTSYLLQGKGKVFGIKFKPGSFYPFVQTPVSTFTDGSLSIREVFGVDGHLLEQEILSSPDAKAMVQLAENLIRRKLPGIDENVRLIHQIVGRAIADPEMMKVDDLSREFAVHPRTLQRLFRQYVGVSPKWVLKRYRLHEAANRVESGEVPDWRKLALDLGYYDQSHFIRDFKRMIGSSPQEYASRCAGGAGYS; the protein is encoded by the coding sequence TTGCATTCACATGCGGAAATACCGAGAGGCATCTTAAACGCAAGCGCAGCGGAGAACAAGTTCAGACTTACGTGGTATCCCCCGTCTACCGAGCTTAGCCTTGTTGTAGAGCGTTACTGGATCGTCGAGTGGGATTTGACGGGACAGGAACCGTATCGCCAGGAGAAGCTTCCCCATCCTTGCGTCAACCTGGTCGTTGAGAAGGGAAACACCCGAATCTTCGGAGTAGAGCGGGAGAAGACATCTTATCTGCTGCAAGGGAAAGGCAAAGTCTTCGGCATCAAGTTCAAACCAGGCTCCTTTTACCCCTTTGTCCAAACGCCTGTTTCTACCTTTACTGACGGCTCCCTCAGCATTCGCGAGGTTTTTGGCGTAGACGGCCACTTGCTGGAGCAAGAGATCCTATCCTCCCCAGACGCGAAAGCAATGGTTCAGCTTGCGGAAAACCTGATCCGTCGAAAACTCCCGGGGATCGACGAGAATGTCAGATTGATTCATCAGATTGTTGGCCGAGCCATTGCCGATCCCGAGATGATGAAGGTTGACGATCTCTCCAGAGAATTCGCTGTCCATCCAAGAACATTGCAGCGGCTGTTCCGTCAATACGTCGGGGTAAGTCCGAAATGGGTCCTGAAACGGTATCGACTGCATGAAGCAGCGAACAGAGTAGAAAGCGGGGAAGTGCCTGATTGGCGCAAGCTGGCACTGGATCTCGGGTATTATGATCAGTCCCATTTCATCAGGGATTTTAAAAGGATGATTGGTTCTTCTCCACAGGAGTATGCGAGCAGATGCGCTGGAGGCGCGGGGTACAGCTAA
- a CDS encoding YisL family protein, with protein sequence MGQLYNPLIQSHVGAWEVAFVLLIIGYVLYRLDKQKIAKVIQMILRLMYVIIAVSGIWMLLAFRTDDPLYYIKGLLGIATISLAEMAMVRASKQRPSLGFLIGCLVLFVVVILIGYRVIV encoded by the coding sequence TTGGGTCAATTATACAATCCGCTGATTCAGTCTCATGTCGGCGCATGGGAAGTCGCTTTCGTACTATTGATTATCGGGTACGTCTTGTACCGTCTGGACAAGCAGAAGATTGCCAAAGTGATCCAGATGATCCTCCGCCTGATGTACGTGATTATTGCTGTTTCGGGAATCTGGATGCTGCTCGCCTTTCGTACCGATGACCCGCTCTATTACATCAAAGGGCTTCTTGGCATCGCCACGATCTCGTTGGCAGAGATGGCGATGGTACGGGCGTCCAAGCAACGTCCCAGCCTTGGTTTCCTGATCGGCTGTCTTGTCTTGTTTGTTGTGGTGATTCTGATCGGCTACCGCGTGATTGTCTAG
- a CDS encoding DUF1697 domain-containing protein, with protein sequence MTVYIALLRGINVGGNNLIKMAELRRMFETMGLERVQTYIQSGNVLFISDEREASLRQRIEQEFSAVFGFTVTVVLRTSAELEQIIGNCPFSEEAVREAEASSAGESLYVALLPEASSPEGVQRLSAYNSEREEYRIVGREFYLLFRNSVRNSKLAGNLHKLGVPATVRNWKTINKLYALAKAMES encoded by the coding sequence ATGACGGTTTATATCGCACTGCTGAGAGGGATCAATGTAGGCGGCAATAATCTGATCAAGATGGCCGAATTAAGACGCATGTTTGAAACGATGGGGTTGGAGCGGGTGCAGACCTATATTCAAAGCGGCAATGTCCTGTTTATATCGGACGAACGGGAAGCATCGCTGCGCCAGCGGATTGAACAGGAGTTCTCTGCGGTATTCGGGTTTACGGTCACCGTGGTGCTGAGAACGTCCGCTGAACTGGAGCAGATTATCGGCAACTGCCCGTTTTCCGAGGAGGCAGTACGGGAAGCCGAAGCATCTTCGGCAGGAGAGAGTCTCTATGTTGCTCTGCTGCCCGAAGCCTCGTCACCCGAAGGAGTGCAAAGACTCAGTGCGTACAACAGCGAACGCGAGGAGTACCGGATTGTAGGCCGGGAGTTCTATCTTTTGTTTCGTAATAGTGTGCGCAATTCCAAGCTTGCCGGCAATCTGCACAAGCTGGGCGTACCAGCGACCGTGCGGAACTGGAAGACGATCAACAAGCTCTACGCATTGGCGAAAGCGATGGAAAGCTGA
- a CDS encoding NAD(P)-binding domain-containing protein, translating into MLVLSAADLRQLITMEEAIQAVAVALRESSAGRAVVPIRTAIPVSQANGTSLFMPALVQATDSLGGKFVSVFPMNKGKGKETIYGVMILSDVDTGEPLALLEASQLTILRTGAAAGLATRHLARTDASVLGVIGTGAQATGVIEAILAVRPLREIRLYNRTPAKAEELAGRLRQQVTGVRLEVVAEADRAVAGADIVVTATNHATPVFSAEVVSAGTHINAIGSFRPEMQELPTEIIAGADKVVVESREAALEETGDLIVPIEQGVFTSQQLHAELGEIVAGTRAGRERDQELTVFKSVGLAAMDVVVARQIYERAREREIGQRVVLW; encoded by the coding sequence ATGCTTGTGCTCAGTGCCGCTGATCTGCGGCAGTTGATCACGATGGAAGAAGCGATCCAAGCAGTGGCAGTGGCTCTGCGGGAGTCCTCCGCTGGCCGGGCGGTCGTTCCGATCCGCACGGCCATACCGGTCTCCCAAGCAAACGGGACCTCGCTGTTCATGCCGGCTCTGGTGCAGGCGACCGACAGTTTGGGGGGCAAGTTTGTATCTGTGTTCCCGATGAATAAAGGAAAGGGAAAGGAGACGATCTACGGTGTGATGATCCTCTCCGATGTCGATACGGGAGAACCGCTGGCACTGCTGGAGGCCTCTCAGCTGACGATTCTGCGCACCGGTGCCGCCGCCGGATTGGCGACACGGCACCTCGCCCGCACGGACGCTTCTGTACTTGGTGTGATAGGAACGGGGGCGCAGGCAACAGGGGTAATCGAAGCGATCTTGGCCGTTCGGCCGCTCCGGGAGATTCGTCTCTATAACCGCACTCCGGCAAAAGCGGAGGAGTTGGCAGGACGATTGCGGCAGCAGGTGACCGGTGTCCGGCTGGAGGTGGTTGCCGAGGCGGATCGGGCAGTGGCGGGCGCCGATATTGTGGTCACGGCTACCAACCATGCCACACCTGTTTTCTCGGCGGAGGTTGTGTCCGCTGGTACCCATATCAATGCGATTGGTTCGTTTCGGCCCGAGATGCAGGAACTGCCGACGGAGATCATCGCTGGTGCGGATAAAGTAGTGGTAGAATCACGTGAAGCGGCCTTGGAAGAGACGGGTGACCTGATTGTACCGATCGAGCAGGGCGTTTTTACCAGTCAGCAGCTTCACGCCGAACTGGGCGAAATCGTTGCGGGAACCAGAGCGGGACGCGAGCGCGATCAGGAGCTGACCGTGTTTAAATCGGTTGGATTGGCCGCAATGGATGTCGTCGTCGCCAGACAGATATACGAGCGTGCAAGGGAAAGGGAGATCGGCCAGCGTGTAGTGTTGTGGTGA
- a CDS encoding proline racemase family protein has product MKINKLFTTIDTHTGGEPLRIITSGIPPLPGSTIMERRAYFREHLDHLRQVLMYEPRGHHGMYGCVITPPVQEDSDFGVLFMHNEGFSTMCGHGVIAVVKVVLETGYLQLQDPARPIVIDSPAGKIIARATWTGGEVTSVSFENVPSFVYAQDLELECEGRRFAVDVAFGGAFYAIVQAKDLEVKVEIDQLPALQKWGRMIKEQVEAKLDVVHPEEQELQGIYGVIISDQPQRADSDLRNVTIFADAQIDRSPCGTGTAARLVALHQRGMLPVGKRFVHEGIVGSQFVAEVLSTTQVAQFPAIVPRIEGRAFVTGLHQFVVDPTDPLAEGFLLR; this is encoded by the coding sequence ATGAAGATAAACAAGTTGTTTACCACGATCGATACGCACACAGGGGGAGAACCGCTGCGGATCATCACCAGCGGAATTCCACCGCTTCCGGGCAGCACGATCATGGAGCGAAGGGCGTATTTTCGCGAACATCTTGATCACCTTCGTCAGGTGTTGATGTATGAACCGCGCGGACACCACGGGATGTACGGCTGCGTGATTACGCCACCGGTGCAGGAAGACTCCGACTTTGGCGTGTTGTTTATGCACAACGAGGGCTTCAGCACGATGTGCGGACATGGTGTGATCGCCGTGGTCAAAGTTGTGCTGGAGACCGGTTATTTGCAGCTGCAAGATCCTGCGCGGCCGATTGTGATCGACAGTCCGGCAGGTAAGATCATCGCTCGGGCCACCTGGACAGGGGGAGAAGTGACATCCGTTTCTTTTGAAAACGTGCCGTCCTTTGTCTACGCTCAGGATCTGGAGCTGGAGTGCGAGGGAAGGCGGTTTGCGGTAGATGTCGCTTTTGGCGGAGCTTTTTACGCGATTGTGCAGGCCAAAGACCTGGAGGTGAAGGTGGAGATCGATCAACTACCCGCACTGCAAAAGTGGGGACGCATGATCAAAGAGCAGGTGGAGGCCAAGCTGGATGTGGTCCATCCGGAGGAGCAGGAACTGCAGGGCATCTACGGAGTGATCATCTCAGATCAACCGCAGCGGGCCGACTCCGACTTGCGCAACGTGACAATCTTTGCGGATGCCCAAATCGACCGCTCTCCCTGTGGTACCGGCACTGCCGCCCGGCTGGTTGCTTTGCATCAGAGAGGCATGCTGCCTGTGGGAAAGCGTTTTGTGCACGAAGGGATTGTCGGCAGTCAGTTTGTCGCAGAGGTGTTGAGCACGACCCAGGTGGCCCAGTTCCCGGCGATTGTGCCGAGAATCGAGGGGAGGGCGTTTGTGACGGGTTTGCATCAGTTTGTGGTAGACCCAACCGATCCATTGGCTGAAGGCTTTTTGCTTCGATAG
- a CDS encoding aldehyde dehydrogenase family protein, producing the protein MESKNWIGGEWITPQGEAIVVQNPSDTAQAVGQIRLSDQSHVRTAAEAAQAAFPQWAGLSGAARGEYLYSMAAVVAENSEELAKLASQEMGKPISEMRGEVTRGIHLLRYYAAEGMRANGSLIPSADRDVLQYTKRVPLGVVGVITPWNFPVAIPIWKIAPALICGNTVIWKPSEIGSLTATRLSELFAAAKLPPGVLNVVIGKGREIGSTLLEEVDLQAVSFTGSTATGRVVAESCARRNIKYQTEMGGKNAAVVLRDADLKRSIPIILSGAFRSAGQKCTATSRIIVERAIYPTFVELLQEAITSVKVGSALDPDAYLGPVASADQYEKVGGFAATARREAELVAECVTPETIKERGYYINPLVVTGLTPDHSLVQEEVFGPLAVVLPADDFAEAIELCNRSVYGLSASLFTQDLSRAFQFLEQAEAGMVRVNQETAGVEYQAPFGGMKQSSSHSREQGQAALDFYSEIKTCAIKHSF; encoded by the coding sequence ATGGAGAGCAAAAACTGGATTGGCGGGGAGTGGATCACGCCGCAGGGGGAAGCGATCGTTGTGCAAAACCCCTCTGATACGGCGCAGGCGGTCGGACAGATCCGCCTGTCTGACCAGTCCCACGTGCGAACAGCAGCAGAGGCGGCGCAGGCTGCCTTTCCCCAGTGGGCAGGACTGTCTGGAGCGGCGCGGGGGGAGTACTTGTACAGCATGGCCGCCGTTGTTGCGGAGAACAGCGAGGAACTGGCTAAGTTGGCGAGCCAAGAGATGGGCAAACCGATCAGTGAAATGCGCGGGGAAGTAACCAGAGGCATCCATCTGCTCCGCTACTATGCTGCCGAAGGGATGCGCGCCAACGGCAGTCTCATTCCCTCAGCTGACAGGGATGTGCTGCAGTACACCAAACGGGTCCCACTAGGTGTCGTCGGCGTCATCACGCCGTGGAACTTCCCCGTGGCGATCCCGATCTGGAAAATCGCCCCGGCCCTGATTTGCGGCAATACCGTGATCTGGAAGCCGTCCGAAATCGGTTCGCTCACGGCGACCAGGTTATCTGAGTTGTTCGCTGCGGCAAAGCTGCCGCCAGGGGTGCTCAATGTGGTCATCGGCAAAGGGCGAGAGATTGGCAGCACGCTTTTAGAAGAGGTAGATCTGCAGGCCGTCAGCTTTACTGGTTCTACCGCTACCGGCAGAGTGGTGGCAGAAAGCTGCGCCCGGCGCAATATCAAGTATCAGACGGAGATGGGCGGGAAAAATGCGGCGGTTGTACTGCGTGACGCTGACCTGAAACGATCAATCCCGATCATCTTGAGCGGGGCGTTTCGTTCGGCGGGACAAAAGTGTACAGCAACGAGCCGAATCATCGTCGAACGGGCGATCTATCCCACATTTGTCGAGCTGCTGCAGGAAGCGATCACGTCTGTAAAAGTGGGATCTGCTCTCGATCCAGACGCGTATCTGGGACCAGTCGCATCCGCTGATCAATACGAGAAGGTTGGCGGCTTTGCCGCAACAGCACGGAGAGAAGCGGAACTGGTCGCCGAGTGCGTCACGCCGGAGACGATCAAGGAGAGAGGGTATTACATCAATCCACTCGTCGTAACCGGTCTTACGCCTGATCATTCGCTGGTGCAGGAGGAAGTGTTCGGCCCGCTAGCGGTGGTGCTTCCGGCAGATGACTTTGCCGAAGCGATTGAGTTGTGCAACCGGAGCGTATATGGACTGAGCGCATCGTTGTTTACTCAAGATTTGTCGCGGGCATTTCAGTTCCTCGAACAGGCGGAAGCCGGCATGGTGCGGGTCAATCAGGAGACGGCCGGGGTGGAGTATCAAGCGCCGTTTGGCGGAATGAAGCAGTCCAGTTCCCACTCCCGCGAACAAGGCCAGGCCGCACTCGACTTTTACAGTGAAATCAAAACCTGTGCAATCAAACACAGCTTCTAA
- a CDS encoding dihydrodipicolinate synthase family protein — protein MAHFPGVYVAIVTPFTDQYEVDYQRLHELSNWLIEKGVHGLVPAGSLGEYATLTAAERAKVVETVIKAAAGRVPVVVGTGAPSTKQVVEWARHAKEAGAAGVMALPPVSYKPLENEIIAHYEALSGVGIPIIAYNNPRDYPTDLTPVLLAKLSKLENVVGVKEFSGDVRRVHDILRESDLEVMIGVDDLAMEGPIAGATGWISGVPNALPEQGVKLFEWARAGKVDQALPLYRQLLPLFHYDASPQLVQAIKYMMELAGQPAGPTRPPRLPLAQADLAAIKQAYEDAVRPVTS, from the coding sequence ATGGCACATTTTCCAGGTGTTTATGTGGCGATCGTCACACCGTTTACCGATCAGTATGAGGTGGATTATCAGAGACTGCACGAATTGTCCAATTGGCTGATCGAAAAGGGGGTTCATGGCTTGGTTCCCGCCGGGTCGTTGGGCGAGTATGCCACTCTGACAGCGGCAGAGAGGGCCAAGGTTGTCGAAACCGTGATCAAGGCGGCAGCGGGACGGGTTCCGGTCGTCGTCGGGACGGGAGCGCCATCGACCAAGCAGGTGGTGGAGTGGGCTCGTCACGCCAAGGAAGCGGGAGCGGCCGGGGTGATGGCCCTGCCGCCGGTCAGCTACAAGCCGCTGGAGAACGAGATTATCGCCCACTATGAAGCGCTGTCCGGCGTGGGCATTCCGATCATCGCCTACAACAATCCGCGTGATTATCCGACCGATCTCACCCCTGTCTTGCTGGCCAAGTTGAGCAAGCTGGAGAACGTGGTCGGTGTAAAAGAGTTCTCCGGCGACGTCCGACGGGTGCATGACATCCTGCGCGAGAGCGATTTGGAAGTGATGATCGGTGTGGACGACTTGGCGATGGAAGGACCCATCGCAGGGGCTACAGGCTGGATTTCCGGAGTGCCCAACGCACTTCCCGAGCAAGGCGTAAAGCTGTTTGAATGGGCGAGAGCGGGCAAGGTGGATCAAGCATTGCCGCTCTACCGGCAACTGCTGCCGCTGTTCCATTATGACGCCAGCCCGCAACTGGTGCAGGCGATCAAGTACATGATGGAGCTGGCCGGGCAGCCCGCAGGACCGACGCGGCCGCCCCGATTGCCGCTGGCTCAGGCGGACCTGGCGGCGATCAAGCAGGCCTATGAGGATGCGGTAAGACCTGTAACGAGCTAA
- a CDS encoding proline racemase family protein, which yields MRASKVFTTVDTHTGGNPTRTVLSGLPKLTGSTMAENMLQMKQEYDWIRKLLMFEPRGHEVMSGALLVEPVHPEADVGVIYIETGGYLPMCGHDTIGFCTALVETGIVAAREPITTLKLDTPAGLVEVSIQVEGGKATSVSFQNIPAFLYRQVEVEVEGIGQVACDLAYGGNFYAITDARKLGLELVPANVSQIVDAAVRIRRTINQQVSVVHPEAPFIKGLTHVEFYTDPVHPAAHVKNTVVVPPGGIDRSPCGTGTSAKLATLFAKGEIGIGEEFVHESIVGSLFRSKVLRQTEVSGLQAVVTQITGSAWLMGMHTFFYHPDDELREGFLLIPPADDH from the coding sequence ATGAGAGCAAGCAAAGTGTTTACCACGGTGGACACCCACACCGGTGGAAATCCCACCCGCACCGTACTCAGCGGGCTGCCCAAGCTGACAGGCAGCACGATGGCGGAAAACATGCTGCAGATGAAGCAGGAGTACGACTGGATTCGCAAGCTGCTGATGTTTGAACCACGCGGGCACGAGGTGATGTCAGGGGCACTGCTGGTGGAGCCGGTTCATCCAGAGGCAGATGTGGGCGTGATCTACATTGAGACAGGCGGCTATCTGCCGATGTGCGGCCATGACACGATCGGGTTTTGCACCGCCTTGGTGGAGACGGGAATCGTTGCGGCGAGGGAGCCGATCACCACGCTGAAACTGGATACGCCAGCCGGTCTGGTCGAGGTCAGCATTCAGGTGGAAGGAGGAAAGGCGACATCTGTCAGCTTCCAGAACATCCCGGCTTTTTTGTATCGACAGGTGGAAGTGGAGGTAGAGGGGATCGGCCAAGTCGCTTGTGACCTTGCCTACGGCGGCAACTTTTACGCCATTACCGACGCCCGCAAGCTAGGTCTTGAACTAGTTCCCGCCAACGTCTCGCAGATCGTCGATGCAGCGGTGCGGATTCGGCGGACGATCAACCAGCAAGTCTCGGTCGTTCATCCGGAAGCGCCGTTCATCAAGGGATTGACCCATGTCGAGTTTTATACCGATCCCGTCCATCCCGCAGCCCATGTCAAAAATACAGTGGTGGTGCCGCCCGGCGGAATCGATCGCTCTCCTTGCGGCACGGGAACCTCAGCCAAGCTGGCCACCCTGTTTGCCAAAGGAGAGATCGGGATCGGCGAGGAGTTTGTCCACGAAAGCATCGTCGGTTCCCTGTTTCGCAGCAAGGTGTTGCGGCAGACGGAGGTGAGCGGACTGCAGGCCGTGGTGACGCAGATCACAGGCTCCGCCTGGTTGATGGGCATGCATACCTTCTTCTACCACCCTGACGATGAGCTGCGGGAAGGGTTTCTGCTGATACCGCCTGCGGATGACCACTGA
- a CDS encoding NAD(P)/FAD-dependent oxidoreductase: MEQTSHTEVAVIGGGIIGSAIAYYVAKAGLQVTVIEKGELASGTSSRCDGNILAIDKDPGFDSQMSLKSQQLVQQLSKELKHPFEYRALGSILVCETEEEMSAAEQWVNRQKEAGLPFRMLDQSDIRQESPYFADDLQGGLECPTDSTVNPYLLTFALAQGAKEYGASFRLRQEVTAIQRDSSGQGFRLETTGGVVTAKKVVNAAGVWAPRIGEMVGVTVPILPRKGHLIVASRAVPLGLRKVMEFGYLISKFGGTRQVDAETEKYGVALVFEPTESQNFLIGSSRQFVGLDTRVDWTVVRLMARRAIRFYPGLADFTLIRTYCGLRPWTRDHLPIISAVEEVPGYYIAAGHEGDGISLAAITGKLISEMLTEQPTSVPVEPLRYDRFRERM; this comes from the coding sequence ATGGAACAGACATCGCATACCGAAGTTGCCGTTATCGGAGGCGGGATCATAGGCAGTGCGATCGCCTACTACGTCGCAAAGGCCGGCTTGCAGGTGACGGTCATCGAAAAAGGGGAATTGGCCAGCGGTACCTCTTCACGGTGTGACGGCAACATCTTGGCGATCGATAAAGATCCTGGTTTTGACAGCCAGATGTCGTTGAAAAGTCAGCAGCTCGTACAGCAATTGAGCAAAGAGCTGAAACACCCGTTTGAGTACCGGGCACTTGGCAGCATACTGGTCTGCGAGACAGAGGAGGAGATGAGTGCCGCAGAGCAGTGGGTGAATAGGCAAAAGGAAGCCGGCCTCCCGTTCCGTATGCTGGATCAGTCCGATATTCGGCAGGAATCTCCGTATTTTGCAGATGACCTGCAGGGAGGACTGGAGTGTCCAACCGATTCCACGGTAAACCCCTATTTGCTGACCTTTGCCCTGGCTCAAGGGGCGAAGGAGTACGGGGCCAGCTTCCGGCTGAGACAGGAGGTGACGGCGATCCAGCGCGATTCATCCGGTCAGGGGTTCCGACTGGAGACGACAGGCGGCGTCGTGACGGCTAAAAAAGTGGTGAATGCGGCAGGTGTCTGGGCGCCCAGGATTGGTGAGATGGTTGGTGTCACTGTGCCGATTCTGCCTCGCAAAGGGCATCTCATCGTCGCCTCCCGTGCCGTCCCCCTGGGCCTCAGGAAAGTGATGGAATTCGGCTACCTGATCTCCAAGTTTGGCGGTACGCGTCAGGTAGATGCGGAGACGGAAAAGTACGGGGTAGCGCTTGTGTTTGAGCCGACCGAGAGTCAGAATTTTCTGATCGGCAGCAGCAGGCAGTTTGTCGGATTGGACACCCGCGTGGACTGGACGGTCGTCAGGCTGATGGCCCGCCGGGCGATCCGCTTCTACCCCGGGTTGGCCGACTTTACCTTGATCCGCACCTACTGCGGGCTGCGTCCGTGGACGCGGGATCATCTGCCGATCATCTCCGCAGTGGAGGAAGTGCCAGGATACTACATCGCGGCCGGCCACGAGGGAGATGGGATCAGTCTGGCGGCCATTACCGGCAAGCTGATCAGCGAGATGCTGACGGAACAGCCGACCAGCGTCCCGGTTGAACCGCTGCGCTACGACCGTTTTCGAGAAAGGATGTGA